In Streptomyces canus, one DNA window encodes the following:
- a CDS encoding beta-galactosidase: MKGRWRSLLLAGALTAMSLSGAGVVTPAQAEQQTPARHTVSYDQHSVLVDGKPLYIWGAELHYFRLPSPDAWRDVLQKIKAGGFNAVSLYFDWGYHSSKPGSYDFTGIRDVERLLDEAERAGLYVIARPGPYINAEVSGGGMPAWRSTQAGVNRTSEPEYLKAAQEWMSRINPIIARHQLTRGTGSVILYQVENEYQGGRHDADYMQTLIDWAKEDGIDVPTFVNDGGANQNWVSGKGAPDIYGFDAYPQGFDCKDPDTWKNLPDYSYVNEWKPESPLIIPEAQGGAFDPWGGTGYQDCAKLTGTDFTRVFSKMNIAAGVSGQSFYMTYGGTNWGWLADPNAVYTSYDYGAPINESRQLTDKYQEFKRLGYMVNSVTSLARTDKAEAPTPTDDALRIDRRVNPDDGTQFFTVRHADTRVKDRDETTLALKGADGDYPRVPQQGAITVDGRDAKLLVAGYDLGAKQRLVYSTSEIMTHAEIGDREVALLYGRAGEAGETVLRYAERPKVTVLDGDVTTAWDAARGDLRLNYTHKGLARVLVNGMELLIADTAETAHWWRQDTAAGPVLVRGPSLVRTAEQADGTLKLTGDSTKAAKIEVIADAGKVTWNGREVAVTQAPRPVELPRLTTWKYKEEAPESAPGFDDSAWTTADHLTANNAALAGSLPVLAMDEYGFHHGNVWYRGRFKTTGAATALALAAKTGNTGQYAAWLNGRYLGSSGDGAHTFDIPAGTLKAGGDNVLSVLVENAGHNEEWGHDYSKEPRGVLSAEVIGGASTLTWKIQGDRGGEDPVDTARGPYNNGGLYGERAGWSLPGFTDSTWKSTTLSGQAAKTGPGVRWYRTSARLDLPQGQDNALALDLAEATGGSTGYRAEIFVNGWLIGRYLPDTGPQTRFVIPKGLLREQGDNTIALAVWSTKAGAGPGSAKLVDLGASAGGIKVGTVPAPSYDAKTYAIPTAGARVTVDAEPFLATGTATEVPVTLSVPKDAPTASNVGLTLKVPDGWTATTDDTTRFGRVRPGDTVTADYTVTPPGDPVHYAVLTATAKLTQPGRPGTVTGVRAVQVPPPGLSADAYVSDLTLVKAVNGWGPVEKDSSNGEDAAGDGRPLSIGGTTYAKGLGVHANSQVRVYLGGGCTRFTATAGVDDEVGDGGSVTFHVVADGRSLTTTPVVRGSDGGTDIDVEVTGARWLDLSVDGDGDISSDHADWADARLTCAGGAS; encoded by the coding sequence ATGAAAGGCAGGTGGAGATCTCTGCTGCTCGCCGGAGCGCTGACTGCCATGTCCCTGTCCGGCGCGGGTGTGGTGACACCGGCCCAGGCGGAGCAACAGACCCCGGCGCGGCACACCGTATCCTACGACCAGCACTCCGTACTGGTCGACGGAAAGCCCCTGTACATCTGGGGCGCCGAGCTCCACTACTTCCGGCTGCCCAGCCCCGACGCGTGGCGCGACGTCCTGCAGAAGATCAAGGCGGGCGGATTCAACGCGGTCTCGCTCTATTTCGACTGGGGTTACCACTCCTCCAAGCCGGGCTCGTACGACTTCACCGGCATCCGTGACGTGGAGCGGCTGCTCGACGAGGCCGAGCGCGCGGGTCTGTATGTGATCGCCCGGCCGGGCCCGTACATCAACGCGGAGGTCTCCGGCGGCGGCATGCCCGCCTGGCGGTCGACCCAGGCCGGCGTGAACCGCACCTCCGAGCCGGAGTACCTGAAGGCGGCCCAGGAGTGGATGAGCCGGATCAACCCGATCATCGCGCGCCACCAACTCACCCGTGGCACAGGGTCGGTGATCCTGTACCAGGTCGAGAACGAGTACCAGGGCGGTCGTCACGACGCCGACTACATGCAGACCCTCATCGACTGGGCGAAGGAGGACGGCATCGATGTGCCCACATTCGTCAACGACGGCGGCGCGAACCAGAACTGGGTGAGCGGCAAGGGCGCCCCGGACATCTACGGCTTCGACGCCTACCCGCAGGGCTTCGACTGCAAGGACCCCGACACCTGGAAGAACCTGCCCGACTATTCATACGTCAACGAGTGGAAGCCCGAGTCCCCGCTGATCATCCCGGAGGCACAGGGCGGCGCCTTCGACCCCTGGGGCGGTACCGGCTACCAGGACTGCGCGAAGCTCACGGGCACCGACTTCACCCGGGTGTTCAGCAAGATGAACATCGCCGCCGGGGTGAGCGGCCAGTCCTTCTACATGACGTACGGCGGCACCAACTGGGGCTGGCTCGCCGACCCCAACGCGGTCTACACGTCGTACGACTACGGGGCCCCGATCAACGAGTCCCGCCAACTGACGGACAAGTACCAGGAGTTCAAGCGTCTCGGGTACATGGTCAACTCCGTCACCTCGCTGGCGCGCACCGACAAGGCCGAGGCCCCGACTCCGACCGACGACGCCCTGCGCATCGACCGGCGCGTCAACCCCGACGACGGCACCCAGTTCTTCACCGTGCGGCACGCCGACACCCGTGTGAAGGACAGGGACGAGACGACCCTCGCGTTGAAGGGTGCGGACGGCGACTACCCACGCGTACCCCAGCAGGGAGCGATCACGGTCGACGGCCGGGACGCCAAACTCCTCGTCGCCGGCTACGACTTGGGTGCGAAGCAGCGGCTCGTCTACTCCACCTCGGAGATCATGACGCACGCCGAGATCGGCGATCGGGAGGTGGCGCTGCTCTACGGACGTGCGGGTGAGGCCGGCGAGACCGTGCTGCGGTACGCCGAGCGGCCCAAGGTGACCGTCCTCGACGGCGATGTCACCACCGCCTGGGACGCCGCACGCGGTGACCTGCGCCTGAACTACACGCACAAGGGCCTGGCCCGCGTGCTGGTGAACGGCATGGAACTGCTGATCGCCGACACCGCCGAGACCGCCCACTGGTGGCGGCAGGACACCGCCGCGGGCCCGGTCCTCGTACGGGGGCCGTCCCTGGTCCGTACGGCCGAACAGGCGGACGGCACCCTGAAGTTGACCGGCGACTCCACCAAGGCCGCGAAGATCGAGGTCATCGCGGACGCCGGGAAGGTGACCTGGAACGGCCGCGAGGTCGCCGTCACCCAGGCGCCGCGCCCGGTCGAGCTGCCCAGGCTGACCACGTGGAAGTACAAGGAGGAGGCGCCGGAGTCCGCGCCCGGCTTCGACGACTCCGCCTGGACCACCGCCGACCACCTCACCGCCAACAATGCGGCGCTGGCCGGATCGCTGCCGGTCCTCGCCATGGACGAGTACGGCTTCCACCACGGCAACGTCTGGTACCGCGGCCGGTTCAAGACCACCGGTGCCGCGACCGCGCTCGCACTCGCCGCCAAGACCGGCAACACGGGCCAGTACGCGGCCTGGCTCAACGGCCGCTACCTCGGCAGCTCCGGCGACGGCGCGCACACCTTCGACATCCCGGCGGGCACACTGAAGGCCGGTGGCGACAACGTCCTCTCCGTCCTCGTGGAGAACGCCGGCCACAACGAGGAATGGGGCCACGACTACTCCAAGGAACCGCGCGGTGTGCTCAGTGCCGAGGTGATCGGCGGGGCCTCCACCCTCACCTGGAAGATCCAGGGCGACCGGGGCGGCGAGGACCCGGTGGACACCGCACGGGGCCCGTACAACAACGGCGGGCTGTACGGGGAGCGGGCCGGCTGGTCGCTGCCGGGCTTCACCGACAGCACCTGGAAGAGCACCACCCTCTCCGGGCAGGCAGCCAAGACCGGGCCCGGCGTGCGCTGGTACCGCACCTCCGCCCGGCTCGACCTGCCGCAGGGCCAGGACAACGCGCTCGCGCTGGACCTGGCTGAGGCCACGGGCGGCAGCACCGGCTATCGCGCCGAGATCTTCGTCAACGGCTGGCTGATCGGCCGCTACCTGCCGGACACCGGACCCCAGACACGGTTCGTCATCCCCAAGGGGCTCCTGCGTGAGCAGGGCGACAACACCATCGCCCTGGCGGTGTGGTCCACCAAGGCCGGCGCGGGCCCGGGTTCGGCGAAGCTCGTCGACCTCGGCGCCTCGGCGGGCGGGATCAAGGTCGGTACGGTGCCGGCGCCCTCGTACGACGCCAAGACGTACGCCATACCGACCGCGGGCGCCCGGGTCACGGTCGACGCCGAGCCGTTCCTGGCCACCGGCACCGCGACCGAGGTCCCCGTCACCCTCAGTGTGCCGAAGGACGCGCCGACTGCCTCGAACGTCGGCCTGACGCTGAAGGTTCCGGACGGCTGGACCGCGACCACCGACGACACCACCCGTTTCGGCCGGGTCCGGCCCGGCGACACGGTGACCGCGGACTACACCGTCACCCCGCCCGGCGATCCGGTTCACTACGCCGTCCTGACCGCGACCGCCAAGCTCACCCAGCCCGGCCGTCCGGGCACCGTCACCGGGGTACGCGCCGTACAGGTGCCGCCGCCGGGACTGTCCGCCGACGCCTATGTGAGCGACCTGACCCTGGTCAAGGCGGTCAACGGCTGGGGGCCGGTGGAGAAGGACTCCTCCAACGGGGAGGACGCGGCGGGTGACGGTCGTCCCCTGAGCATCGGCGGCACCACGTACGCCAAGGGCCTCGGCGTGCACGCGAACAGCCAGGTCCGGGTCTATCTCGGCGGCGGCTGCACCCGCTTCACCGCGACCGCCGGGGTGGACGACGAGGTCGGCGACGGCGGCAGCGTCACCTTCCATGTGGTCGCCGACGGCCGCTCGCTCACCACCACGCCGGTGGTGCGGGGCTCCGACGGCGGCACCGACATCGACGTGGAGGTGACCGGCGCCCGCTGGCTGGACCTGTCGGTCGACGGGGACGGCGACATCTCCTCCGACCATGCCGACTGGGCCGACGCCAGGCTGACCTGCGCGGGAGGCGCCTCGTGA
- a CDS encoding DUF4091 domain-containing protein, translating to MARTSSLAAGFVAGVVVAASTTAIAVTGTATTGTDLNSKATTTWLTVKVADAMGTRDTITWVPTGSFAGSAEERVPRYPMTPIQGKDTKELKLSAVRNEQVSAQLAIASGHDLDDVKAVVGDLTGPGGAKLSGAGTQVRFVKYVPVQRSKSEVDWSATIDQVSSGKEVSGDRNPDVVGDPLQEGSSVDVPAYAAQPLWFTFHIPKGAKPGTYTGTVKVNADGRTQSTYPLTIEVADASVPDPKDYSFFLDVWAQPETMAKNHGVKLWSDEHWKLIARYDRDLASRGQKVINTTIVDNPWHHQWSLGTRESQTATPYTSMVGWTWNGKTFSFDFSRWDKYVETARRAGLGPDIGAFSMLAFQDQEHLTYTDTSTGKTVYENVDLGGDRWRQAWGAFLPAFEKHVKAKGWLDHTWLSFDERPIDTMTVVKNFVHEVAPAFDDRISVAGSINTEGVASNLSVDWGGIDAMTKEKVAERRKAGKITTFYVYGSPAHPNTLSYSPAVESRMLPWISAQRDLDGFLRWSYNSWTSDPFKQPVHIFTQGDEYLVYPGKDGPMSSIRWEQLKEGIEDYELIAQLRKKDGGTDSDALTEALTTATRNLDGRTKDVGDIETARAAVVKGLTS from the coding sequence ATGGCACGTACGTCCTCACTCGCCGCCGGCTTCGTCGCCGGCGTCGTCGTGGCCGCGAGCACCACCGCGATCGCCGTCACCGGTACGGCGACCACCGGCACCGACCTCAATTCCAAGGCCACCACCACCTGGCTGACCGTCAAGGTCGCCGACGCCATGGGCACCAGGGACACCATCACCTGGGTCCCCACCGGCTCCTTCGCCGGCTCCGCGGAGGAGCGGGTCCCGCGCTACCCCATGACCCCCATCCAGGGCAAGGACACCAAGGAGCTGAAGCTCTCCGCCGTGCGCAACGAGCAGGTATCGGCGCAGCTGGCGATCGCCTCCGGCCACGACCTCGACGACGTCAAGGCCGTGGTCGGCGACCTCACCGGGCCCGGCGGCGCGAAGCTGTCCGGTGCCGGCACTCAGGTCCGGTTCGTCAAGTACGTGCCCGTGCAGCGCTCCAAGAGCGAGGTCGACTGGTCCGCCACCATCGACCAGGTCAGCTCCGGCAAGGAGGTGTCCGGCGACCGTAACCCCGATGTGGTCGGCGACCCCCTGCAGGAGGGGTCCTCGGTGGACGTACCCGCGTACGCGGCGCAGCCGCTCTGGTTCACCTTCCACATCCCCAAGGGGGCCAAGCCCGGCACCTACACCGGGACGGTGAAGGTCAACGCCGACGGCCGTACTCAGAGCACGTACCCGCTGACCATCGAGGTCGCGGACGCCAGCGTGCCCGACCCGAAGGACTACAGCTTCTTCCTCGACGTCTGGGCGCAGCCGGAGACGATGGCCAAGAACCACGGCGTCAAGCTCTGGTCCGACGAGCACTGGAAGCTGATCGCCAGGTACGACCGCGACCTGGCCTCGCGCGGCCAGAAGGTCATCAACACCACCATCGTCGACAACCCCTGGCACCACCAGTGGTCGCTCGGCACCCGGGAGTCGCAGACCGCCACGCCGTACACCAGCATGGTCGGCTGGACCTGGAACGGAAAGACGTTCTCCTTCGACTTCAGCCGCTGGGACAAGTACGTCGAGACCGCCAGACGCGCCGGTCTCGGGCCCGACATCGGCGCCTTCTCCATGCTCGCCTTCCAGGACCAGGAGCACCTCACCTACACCGACACCAGCACCGGCAAGACCGTCTACGAGAACGTCGATCTGGGCGGCGACCGCTGGCGGCAGGCGTGGGGAGCCTTCCTCCCCGCCTTCGAGAAGCACGTGAAGGCGAAGGGCTGGCTGGACCACACCTGGCTGTCCTTCGACGAGCGGCCCATCGACACCATGACGGTCGTCAAGAACTTCGTCCACGAGGTCGCGCCGGCCTTCGACGACCGTATCTCCGTGGCCGGTTCGATCAACACCGAAGGCGTCGCGTCCAACCTGTCCGTCGACTGGGGCGGCATCGACGCGATGACGAAGGAGAAGGTGGCGGAGCGGCGCAAGGCCGGCAAGATCACGACCTTCTACGTGTACGGCTCGCCGGCGCACCCGAACACGCTGTCCTACTCCCCCGCCGTCGAGTCGCGGATGCTGCCCTGGATCTCCGCCCAGCGGGATCTGGACGGCTTCCTGCGCTGGTCGTACAACAGCTGGACCAGCGATCCCTTCAAGCAGCCGGTGCACATCTTCACGCAGGGCGACGAGTACCTGGTCTACCCGGGCAAGGACGGCCCGATGTCCAGCATCCGCTGGGAGCAGCTGAAGGAGGGCATCGAGGACTACGAACTCATCGCCCAGCTGCGCAAGAAGGACGGCGGCACCGACAGCGACGCCCTGACCGAGGCCCTCACCACGGCGACGAGGAACCTCGACGGCCGGACGAAGGACGTGGGCGACATCGAGACCGCGCGGGCGGCAGTCGTGAAGGGGCTGACGTCATGA